The sequence below is a genomic window from Mercenaria mercenaria strain notata chromosome 14, MADL_Memer_1, whole genome shotgun sequence.
AAGAAAGAACAAAAGATAAGGTAGGAAGTTGACTGATTGGCTTCTTAGGGCAAGTGGCCTAATGTGACCGCCAAGGCACGTTCATTTGTACTCTACAAGTTAGAgtcaaatttgacattttcttcTGAAATGTTATTACCCAAACTGGCTGAAAATTATGAtggaaaaaaactgttaaaattatatttaaaagaagTTAAAAACTTACTGATGTAACatatcaatattatatattttaagagaaatgaaGTAAAACCATTGTTATATATAGTGAATCAAACAGTAACAAAAATGTTCTGTTTAATATCACTATACACTTAGTCTAGTACAATGTCATTTTAGCTTGAAACTCGAAATTTAAACCCGTCTCCACACATCATAAATTTTTATATCTGATAGTGCACTCGCTACAAATAGTGCtttttaaattacaaatgtttttgttgtttttttttaataaaaaaaactgaaacaacgTTAATTCAATTTCAACAAATTGTCATAGAAAGTTATATAGGACAGCGttctttacaaataaatttctcTGCTTTAAATCCTCTTTAAAGGCATCTTAAGTTGCGAAATACGAGTTCTCACCAGTAGCTATTGTTTCCCATTGGTCAGGGTATAAAGACATCTCGGCCTCCACATGGTACCTGCTTACTGGATTTCCATGGCCCATAAACGGTGAAACTGTCCAGCTGAGACGCACAGAATTTGCAGTTACGGAAGTAGATTCTACATATGCACCAGCCGGGGCTCCCGGTGGACCTGTAACAAGCAGTTTTATACAAAATCTTAGAATCTCCATACAAGTTTGAGATTTTACTTTACAAAAAGGTCAGAAATGTGGTACACATGCTGGTCAggttttgtttcatgttttgtataattatattctcATTATTCGAACTTACTTGAAGTGAATTTAGGCCGTTAAATTGCAAGTCAATCGGGTCGTTAAGTCcgaataaaaaacaaaagcatCACAACAATATCGAGAAATGTAAGAGAATAATCTGAAAACTAAATAGATAGTAGgatattacttattttgttttaaatattcataaatcAGAGATCAACATGAAATCATGAGTTTACCTTCGACAAATAGGTCAGCACTTCTTCTATCCACATGTAGTGTTGTACGCGCCTCGCAAGTATACCTTCCTGTATGTTTGAACTGGGCATTGCTGATGTATAAACCATCTAAGCCGTCTTTCTTACTCTAAAATCACAAACCGGTCGCACAATGATAGAATTAATCACATTAATCATGCAGAACTTACAGATTTGTACCCAACCCcaattaaaatgttttcacagaaaaaaatgttacaaatccccatattttcaagaatttttaatcACCGATAACATCATCTTGACTTATAtggtatataatattatatcgtatatatatataatttgaaagGGCCTAATGTTTCACCACATATTTTTCACTTTGGAttgatttaggatgaaaacaacgACTTTATCTATCTAGTCATATTTTTTCATCCCAGGTCTGGCGCTCGTGCCTGTGGTTTTACTTTGACATACGTGCAGGTATACATTTGCTACAGGCGGAAAACACTCTTTGGGTTTCCAGTATATCTGAGGTACTCTGcgatcaaaatttaaatttcgaAGTACCAAATCAGACACTGCTTTTTACTTACCTGAATATAATGGGTATCGAGTGTGAAATTTATCACGTGACCATTCTTCATCCACTGGTATGTAAGGTCAAAGTGCAAACTATCGTAAGACGCTTGACAAAACATAAACGCTGTCTTATTGACCTTCACCCTGGTATCCAAAGGAGCCGTTGCTATAGATATGCCACCTGAAACGCATATACATATGTTATTATACCTGACGATAGGTCATTGTTGATTGGGCTGTTGCAATATTATAAGAGGCGTTTTATTACTAACAGAGACAAGTTTTATATTAAGTGAGTCTAAAGTGAAGTATATATTTCTACATTGTAAAACTGTGCTGTAAAATCCATATTCTTAGAACACTTACGGATAACTTTAACTGAGGTGGAATTAGTTGCCTCTCCATTGATATTTGAtgctttacatgtatataatcctTGATCTGAAAACTCTATAATGTTAAATACGATGCTGTTATCTAACGTCATTCCAATATGACCACTAACTTCACCAGGCGTCAGCGGTAATCCTCCACCATTCTTCATCCACACAACCTTCcaattaagaaaaataatataaacaaattttatcaacTGCAGTCATATAATTACTGTATACTGAAAGAGTTCACTCTCGCTGTCTGTAGACATTTTTTAAGGAAATGATGTAACAAAGATTACGCCGGAGAATCGGATCTGAGTTATGAAGCCTGCGTTGCCACTTACGAAGTGATAAACGAGTGATAAACGAATTGCCATTTACAAAGCAATACCCAAACTGACGACGCTTAACGTAGCAGCTGGAAAACTCATTACCTCGAAGATGCAATATTTATATGATAACTTACGTCAGGGATGGGCGCCGCCTCCACCATGCATGGTAAAGTGAAGTTGCCACCATGTGGGATCTGAACCTCAGCCGGCAGTGGATGCCTCTCAAATGTCGGTTTAAATGCTGCAATAAATGggcagaaaattgaaaaaaaaaatcggttaagaaataaacaaatcttaTAACCAGTCCAGGTCACATGTTTCGACCCCATAGGGAATGAAAATATGTTACGGTTTGCTGAAAGTTCCACGTTAGCACAGTATATTTCAGAAAAGTTCCATATATTTTAGCGATCAATGCAGAAATTTGAGcaggaaatcattttgtttagcGTTTCCTCTGAGCATTAGTACAAGTTTCAAGAAAAAgaggaaaaaatgaagaaattacTTTCGGTAAGCTTAGCAATTATATATCAAATAACAAGACTGAAGTACGTACATAACACTTTCAACTGTCCATAACTGAAAGTAGTGCCGTGAACATTGGTGGCTCCGCATTGATACATGCCCTCATCTCTATCAGAGTCAACACTGTAAATAATCAAGTTGTTTTTATGAACTTCAATCACACCCGGTATATTCTGTATAAGTTCCCCATTCTTGTACCATGTATATGTTGCCTTAGGACGAGCGACAGCTTTGCATCGCCATTTGAGTTCTTGCCCTGGGTCAGCCAAGCGGTTTCCGATGTCAAAGGGGAAATATGGCTTTGCTGAAATGTAATGGAATATACAAATAATTTGGTTAATATATGTTCCATGTTATGTTTTAGGATTATTACTGATAAGTTAATTTGTTAGTTACTTTCTAATACACATGCACATTCGTAACACTGGACGGTGACATAGCTTAAAGATAAGACTCAGCTATCCATTACTAAGACATTGCGGAAATAACACTAAAAATGTTAcacaaattcttttaaaacgGATATACTATCCATCTCTCTGTGCTATTTAGATATAAgtaacattattacatactcgtttctattccccgttaggttatttgccaatcctattcaggctattgaacatacatatgatatttacttaatatttattcgtgtagatgcgtatgtaataaaaaggttattagctttgtatcgggaaatatgcacgagttcttcagcggaagaatattgcgctcctaaagtcgcgcaatatttccactgaagaactcgtgcatatttcccgatacaaagctaataacctataaatataccGTCTAAATGTTTAAGTATTACCGAAGGTTTGGAATAATAGAACATGTCTTACTTTCTATAGTCAGGCTTATTATTTTAGACTCTACTCCTGCACGGCCATTAACTGTGCATATATAATTCCCCTCGGCCTCGAGTTCAGCTGACTTGATAGTAAGCACCCTGTTTAGATCATCCATGACGGTTCCTGGTTCGAAATCCCTACCGTCTTCACGACGCCAGCTATACTTTAAGGGGAGTCTGAAAACAAGCAAAACGTTATGAGTTTAAGATCAATAGGGCGAGGTGCACACCTAATATCATAGTTAGTGGTAAAGATATAAAGATGCTTTATAAATATATACGTGAATTATTTTGCTTCAAAAAGAATCAATCTGAGAAAATGctaatgtaatatttttgtaaatgaccAAGCTTAATACTGAAAAAGAACATCTTATTAGGAAAGTAAATGACTTACGATCCGTATGCCACGCATTCCAGTCGAATATTGGATCCTCTCAGTGCAGGTGACGGAAAAGTGTGCGTGTAGATAAATGGTTTGAAATATCCGTGCTCTGTAATATAACGTTAATATTCGTAACTTCAATCTACAATCAATTTCAGCTGTTCTCCCGATAAAATTGTCTTTAAATTTcactatttcatttaaaacttttaaactcTAAACTTAACTTGATATTGGGTTTGATTATAATATCATATGGTCAAGGTGTGTTTCAGTATAAAAACGCCGTGTTTAACAAAATGCCAAAAGTGTAATAAAAGTCAATGCCCATTTCCATGACTATGATGTCGAAATTTATTCAGTTTCAcatatatttaattcaaatttccTACCTTGGTGTAACAATAATGTTCACGGAGCCATAATGATTAAGATGGTATCTAATGTTAAGTTTTTAAAGACAACAACCACATATCAATTGCAAAACTAAAGCATATCCAACTTTTCGAATTTAAGCatgttatatttaatatacatgtaactaaAATATCCTTCAATGGCTTCACTTTTCCAGCCTTTCCAGCCGagaccaaatttttcggattaaatattgcctttcagcataaAAATGGAGTATACACGAAAATTAAATCATTATAAAACTGAGGTACTTAGgtaagttttcaacagaaagcaATATCAGTTGCAGTTTGAATGTTACAAACCTTACTTATAGAACGTACTTTACACTGCCATGCTGTGATAAAGTTTCTCACCTGTTCCTGTAACAATGAGATCTACACCTAGACTAATTCGACTTGGGGGCTGGTTGATTGCAGTCTCGAACTCTGATGTGGCAATCAGGGTCACGGAGCAGAAGTACTTCCTACCGTCAGTCGGCTGAACTTCCGAAAAATACAAATAGCCGCTACTTGatacaaacatgttttcattCTCCTCAAATATTGGTTCAGCTATACTCCGGTAGAACCAACTAAATGCGGCAGCTGCAAAATGAGGGAAAAGTATAACAGATGAGCTGATGAGTGATTTCACCACTTTTtacgcaaaaaaaaacaacacataactataactgttttatataaaagGGTGACGTTTTACATATTATTTGTTGTATCGTATACTTGAATCTGTGAGTATTGTATGTAATTCTatcttaaaacttttaaaataagcTAATACAATACCTATCATATTCCATATTCCTAAAAGTTCTTTAATGTTCAACGCATTTCTTTTATCAGGTTTGTTACGTATTTGTTATTACAGAAGGGTAATATATATTCTTGGTGAACTCCAATACTTTAGTCAAATGATTCCGGTGTTTAAAAAAACAGCTGCTATTTTATACCTGGGTAGGCTGCTGGCGCCAAACAACTGATTCTAGAACCCTCAAACTTGTTCGCCTGAACATTCTCTGGTTTTACCGGTGAAAATCCTTGTAAATCTATAATTCAAAACAATCAATATTTAAATAGTCATACGAACCCGAAATTTTCTTGTTGGTCTGAGCAAAAAGGTAAACTTGTTATAATTTGAATGTCACTAgctataattatacaaaattacatttttgtatttggtCATATATTATCACTGAGGCATGCTACCCTAAAATATTCAAACTCCTTTGTTTCTGCTTTTACTCATTACAGTCTTGTTCTTTTTTCAGACATTTTCTCAgggaacaaaacaaaaacatggatGTTCACAATGCAAACGACACCTATGAAGATctttttctcaatacaataaactATAAAACGAAACCAAACATTTAATTGCTACATCTTTATAGGACGCAATAtgccatatttcatcaaaaagatGGAACTACAATTTGGACTACTTAGAATTCAATAACTCCTATTTTGTGTAAACAGTCCTTAATGTGCCGACAAGCGTTCTGGTGAGGCGACTGAGAGGCTCAAAAACATCCCACCTAAAACTTATAAGTCTTCcgtatttaaaagaaaactctAAACATCTAAAGATCTGATTTTCGGTAACAACAAATAGCACAGGCCTGTTCGGGTGGTAAGGGATATTGTCAACATATCAACTCACATCCGAATACAATCTTTGCCGGATTACTGAGAATCTTTCCTAACTTATTTTCTGCTATGCACTGGTACTCGCCGGCATCTTCCTGCTCTACCGGGTCCTGTATGGTAAATCTTCCAGCGCTTAGTGTGTATCTAAACAgaaaaaagtatacatttgtacatgCAACTTATCTTACAAAATATGACGACTGTGTTCTCAAGATTTAGGTAGTCCACCAGCAAAAATAAATCGCGCTTTTATCAAAAAATTGCAAATTACATATAACAGTAATTCGTAAAAGTAATATTTTCTGTAAAGATTTTGAAGCATATTTATTAACCTGTTGTTCAGTTTTGAGTTGACTGCCTCGTTTTGATCTCTTGTCCAGGAATAAATTGGGTTCGGATTTCCCTTTGCTTTGCATTCAATGAAGGCACTTGGTGGCGCCCCGAAAACAGCTACATTTACGGGCTGTTCTGTCATGACCGGGCCTCGCTCGATGTATTTTTCGTTAATGTTCCCCTGACCATATGCTAGAgtaaggaaattttgaaaatcaaaacaattaTCAGCTGCTGGtatttttttgttactatcaCCGGTTATTCTGTGCTACTACTTGTGTTACAATATTGTTTAAAACCTGATAAAGAAAATCTTAAGAAATGAATttgtaatatcaaaatttcaaagataatCCTACACATTGTACACAGGTTTGATAAAGGATGTACAAATAGAAAAAGAGAGAGTTCGTTAAACTGATGTCATCAAACGTATTtagatttgttttcaataatctatgataatttaataattattattttgacaaaCTTAAATACATTCATGTACTTGGAGTTTTAGCTGTAATCTCTCGTATATTTAtcaaaggatttttaaaaagtaagaaaGTAAAGCATTTACAAAAATCCCTGTCTTCTATTCTTCTGCCTTGTGCTTCTATTTTGGACATTTCACAAATGTATGCTGAATTTATACTTGGAGAAACAATTTCCCAGCCGTATCCATCCATACGAGGCCCTGtggacaaaattttaaaaagatgtgCACTTCCATTAGTATAAAGCATACCATTTTAATTCAGTAAACTGTATTGCTAGTTTCGGGGAGTATCAGTATATTAAATGCATTCAGACACGTCTTAAAATAAGAAATTGAAGCAATTAATAGTACAGCTATTATCTACCTTGAAAAAGCGTGTACTCTATTCAAGGTTTAGGTATTCATTCCAACAAATActtttcatatacatatatactgtaaaatgacaacaaaacataAAACGCCGATAACGAAGAATTCGTCTTTACCTCCTCTGACATAAGCTATTGTATTGAATTTTATGGAAATATCCATTTCCGGTGGTTTTCCATCAGCCCAGAGGTTAGCTCCAGTTGTGTCTAGGTGCGAGTCTCCGCCCCAAGTGACATATGTGTCATAGTACGCCCCGCTTGTGTACCATACTGAACCGCTGAAACGCAAATTGACTCTATATTAGTATTTTATGATGCAAACAGTCATCAAAATCCGGacatttgtttgtacgtacgagtTTTACTTATCTTTGCCAACGACACCGCCAGATCAGcttcatgcctttttgtttctttgaacATAATGATTTGGATTACAGTGACCATGGTGACAATAATTTTGTATGTCAACATTCCGGCTTTAATTGTTCCAGGCTATATTTACTGGCTGTGTATGAACAGCGAAAATTCTACAAGACCGTCACTGTTGCACATTTGTTATGTGTATATGTATCTACATATATTTATGCTctatgatttgtatttttgtcttacatttgtattttacttTCTTATGTCGTACGTTGTTCTTATTTGAAATTTGTAGATATTTATACTATTTATGGACTTATCGAAGACATCAGCTAAATGAGCCATCAGTATAGTTAATTCAAGTACTTACTATCACCTTTGCTGTGGTTTTGACTGAAAACAAAACTTACTCATGTAGATCATGCTTCATAAGCCAGTCTGAAACAAACTTGTGTTCTGAGAAATCATCTACTTGTAGAAGTGTGGCTCCCTCTACCTGCAGTACAATATCACAACAAATAACGCATAATGCACGTGTCATTTCTTAAATATGGTGCTTAACATATTTATGGcataattattgtttaaattgcgactatttatatcaaattttatacattcatATCTACATCGCAAATCCACGCATTCGTTAAAGATTATGACCGGGAGCGCCAGACCAGGAAACAGTCTGTTAGATTAAATATAGTTAAGTATAAATACACACCTGTAACCTCGTCTCGATTTCTGTTTAATTGCACATTAATTTGCTGTCTAAAGAATATTTAATAAGTCGCTCACAATTATGGTATCATGAAGACATTAGTTTCCAAGGTAGCAAAAATTTCAAGTCAGCTGTCAGGTTATAATAAGGTAATTTTATTGTTACATATAGGAAGAACGACCAGTTACATGATAACAATCTTACAAAACAAATAGCTTACCCAGCAGGCAGAGTCTGCTTCttcaaaaataagtttattatctttttcaaatttataacaTCTGTTGTTATATATTTCCCATCCTAACGGACaacctgaaaatatatatacatcatGTAGGCATAAAAAATCATATACCATAAAATTGAtatcttatttgtttatttcaagttcaTTGTTACCTTGCATTTATTATATTGTCTTTAACAATTTGTGTagaatttgtattttgtattttctatcgtatttattgcatatgttttttgtttgttttgttttgtttttctgttttgtacAGATGACTCTTAATTACAGAAGCAAG
It includes:
- the LOC123527319 gene encoding contactin-like; its protein translation is MWTFSVFICVIIAFKGIYGQFSFGCPLGWEIYNNRCYKFEKDNKLIFEEADSACWVEGATLLQVDDFSEHKFVSDWLMKHDLHDGSVWYTSGAYYDTYVTWGGDSHLDTTGANLWADGKPPEMDISIKFNTIAYVRGGPRMDGYGWEIVSPSINSAYICEMSKIEAQGRRIEDRDFSYGQGNINEKYIERGPVMTEQPVNVAVFGAPPSAFIECKAKGNPNPIYSWTRDQNEAVNSKLNNRYTLSAGRFTIQDPVEQEDAGEYQCIAENKLGKILSNPAKIVFGYLQGFSPVKPENVQANKFEGSRISCLAPAAYPAAAFSWFYRSIAEPIFEENENMFVSSSGYLYFSEVQPTDGRKYFCSVTLIATSEFETAINQPPSRISLGVDLIVTGTEHGYFKPFIYTHTFPSPALRGSNIRLECVAYGSLPLKYSWRREDGRDFEPGTVMDDLNRVLTIKSAELEAEGNYICTVNGRAGVESKIISLTIETKPYFPFDIGNRLADPGQELKWRCKAVARPKATYTWYKNGELIQNIPGVIEVHKNNLIIYSVDSDRDEGMYQCGATNVHGTTFSYGQLKVLSFKPTFERHPLPAEVQIPHGGNFTLPCMVEAAPIPDVVWMKNGGGLPLTPGEVSGHIGMTLDNSIVFNIIEFSDQGLYTCKASNINGEATNSTSVKVIRGISIATAPLDTRVKVNKTAFMFCQASYDSLHFDLTYQWMKNGHVINFTLDTHYIQSKKDGLDGLYISNAQFKHTGRYTCEARTTLHVDRRSADLFVEGPPGAPAGAYVESTSVTANSVRLSWTVSPFMGHGNPVSRYHVEAEMSLYPDQWETIATDIPEYIAMNEAIDFGLREDQRSAVIKNLLPDISYSFRVRAINDFGIGHEASDGSVSIKTPATAPVTVPRNIRGLEEGKVGTLNIVWDPLDISEYSGPEVGYNIYFKKKDDPKDFLHAKVEGANETMYTHLVGLDNYYLEYSVKVGAFNKHGSGPNSTLHDIMSAEGMPVATVLMGDCDNYNGTAFSMSWTPIEDTREVIKGRLKGYRVRYWHLDFPEYVTWRDLYGQHDSTIIIGLEDNTNYWASVQVMNYAGVGPIGEIRLAETFHLPPQQYPRHIEVWPHSRHSVRVKWQGISTTRWDEETLQGYIIRIWKVQEDIRTARDIVLDKDPEAIVDNLQVKTVYVMRVLGYSIGGDGALSPHTYFTVEGGNVPFDPTTTQFCFNHEMCGAVSLKLSVFLISLLQILYIIL